One genomic region from Syntrophorhabdaceae bacterium encodes:
- the pstS gene encoding phosphate ABC transporter substrate-binding protein PstS: protein MILSHGSANSREIELNGAGATFPLPFYMKALNIYSNQKKIKINYKGVGSGDGLRSLLSKEIDFAGTDFIRVDGFPKDIDSLIYIPTCIGAVVVTYNLSGNPSVRFTPEILVDIFLGKISKWNDPKLMQINKDIKLPEQPITVVRRSDGSGTTYVFTEFLSRHNKEWQNRIGIKNRLFGLPGIEVRGNPGVAGVVKQKSGSIGYVELVYALANNLPTGYIMNDAGEFIKPSVETIRHAANSYQYDDRYSTLIEASVKEAYPISCFTFMAVFKEQNYAGRDLNIARELVRMLEWLIYDGQQYAMTLHYVSLPANIQKLARTSLEHIKYNGMPLLLKKDMR, encoded by the coding sequence ATGATTTTATCTCATGGTTCTGCTAATTCAAGAGAAATTGAGTTAAATGGCGCAGGCGCTACCTTTCCCCTTCCCTTTTATATGAAGGCATTAAATATTTATAGCAATCAAAAAAAGATCAAGATTAATTATAAAGGGGTTGGCTCAGGTGATGGGCTTAGGTCTTTATTATCAAAGGAAATAGACTTTGCAGGGACAGATTTCATAAGAGTTGATGGCTTTCCTAAAGACATAGATTCACTAATATATATACCTACATGCATAGGCGCAGTTGTAGTGACCTACAATCTATCAGGAAACCCTTCTGTCAGATTTACCCCTGAAATATTGGTAGACATTTTTTTAGGGAAGATAAGCAAATGGAATGACCCGAAATTGATGCAAATAAATAAAGACATAAAGCTACCTGAACAGCCTATTACTGTTGTAAGGCGTTCTGATGGAAGTGGAACAACATATGTTTTTACTGAATTCTTGAGTAGACATAATAAAGAATGGCAAAACAGGATCGGAATAAAAAATAGGCTCTTTGGATTACCAGGTATTGAGGTAAGGGGTAACCCGGGTGTTGCCGGTGTTGTAAAACAGAAAAGCGGTTCAATCGGCTATGTAGAACTTGTCTATGCATTGGCAAACAATCTACCTACAGGTTATATCATGAATGATGCAGGGGAGTTTATAAAACCCTCTGTAGAGACTATAAGACATGCAGCAAATTCTTATCAATACGATGATAGATATTCTACCCTCATAGAAGCCTCTGTAAAAGAGGCATATCCTATAAGCTGCTTTACCTTTATGGCCGTATTCAAGGAGCAAAACTATGCTGGAAGGGATTTAAACATTGCAAGAGAATTGGTTAGGATGCTTGAATGGCTCATATATGACGGTCAGCAGTATGCAATGACACTTCATTATGTATCTCTGCCTGCAAATATTCAGAAATTGGCCAGGACGTCCTTGGAACACATAAAATACAATGGAATGCCTTTGCTGTTAAAGAAAGATATGAGATAA